In Planctomycetaceae bacterium, a single genomic region encodes these proteins:
- a CDS encoding ammonium transporter has translation MIALAVMVCAAPALADPAVPSAAPAAPAINSGDTAWILISAALVMLMTPGLAFFYGGLVRKKNVLSVLMQCMMAICIVSVQWVLFGYSLSFGPDKWGGLIGGLEWMGLSGVGVAPQAPYVDTVPHSAFMIYQMMFAVITPALIIGACAERMKFSAFCVFTLLWSTLVYDPLAHWVWGAGGFLGLNGGWGVLDFAGGTVVHISAGMTALAAVIVMGKRQGYPSSISPPHSLPLGVLGAGLLWFGWFGFNAGSSLHADGVAAGAFVATHIAGAVAGLTWAAMDWVCYKKPTTLGMITGAVGGLASVTPAAGFITPMGAIFIGVGAGILPWLAVTFLKNKLGYDDSLDAFGVHGLGGIWGTVATGLVASAAANPAVNRNGLFYGAGGAEQLIVQLKTVAIVIVWSFVMGLIILKVVDLVIGLRVNEHEERVGLDLTQHREVGYTVID, from the coding sequence TTGATCGCCTTGGCGGTCATGGTCTGTGCTGCGCCGGCTTTGGCCGATCCGGCAGTGCCTTCTGCTGCGCCGGCGGCGCCGGCGATCAATTCCGGCGACACGGCGTGGATCCTGATCAGCGCGGCGCTGGTGATGCTGATGACGCCGGGCCTGGCGTTCTTCTACGGCGGGCTGGTCCGCAAGAAGAACGTCCTGTCGGTGCTGATGCAGTGCATGATGGCCATCTGCATCGTGAGCGTCCAGTGGGTGCTGTTTGGCTACAGCCTGTCGTTCGGCCCGGACAAGTGGGGCGGGCTCATCGGCGGGCTGGAGTGGATGGGGCTCTCGGGCGTCGGCGTGGCCCCGCAGGCGCCGTATGTCGATACCGTCCCGCACAGCGCGTTCATGATCTACCAGATGATGTTCGCGGTGATCACGCCGGCGCTGATCATCGGCGCCTGCGCCGAGCGGATGAAGTTCTCGGCGTTCTGCGTCTTCACGCTGTTGTGGTCGACGCTGGTGTACGATCCGCTGGCGCATTGGGTCTGGGGCGCCGGCGGGTTCCTGGGGCTCAACGGCGGATGGGGCGTCCTGGACTTCGCCGGCGGCACGGTCGTACACATCAGCGCGGGGATGACCGCCCTGGCGGCCGTGATCGTCATGGGCAAGCGCCAGGGGTATCCGTCATCGATCAGCCCGCCGCACAGCCTGCCCCTGGGCGTGCTGGGCGCGGGTCTGCTGTGGTTCGGATGGTTCGGGTTCAACGCCGGCAGCTCGCTGCACGCCGACGGCGTGGCGGCGGGGGCGTTTGTGGCCACTCATATCGCCGGCGCCGTCGCCGGGCTGACGTGGGCGGCGATGGACTGGGTCTGCTACAAGAAGCCCACGACGCTGGGCATGATCACCGGTGCGGTGGGCGGGCTGGCATCGGTGACGCCGGCGGCGGGGTTCATCACGCCGATGGGCGCGATCTTCATCGGCGTCGGCGCCGGCATACTGCCGTGGCTGGCCGTGACGTTCCTCAAGAACAAGCTCGGATATGACGACTCGCTCGACGCCTTCGGCGTCCATGGGCTGGGCGGCATCTGGGGCACGGTGGCCACGGGCCTGGTCGCATCGGCGGCCGCCAACCCGGCGGTCAACCGCAACGGCCTGTTCTATGGTGCCGGCGGGGCCGAGCAGTTGATCGTTCAGCTCAAGACCGTCGCCATCGTGATCGTCTGGTCGTTCGTGATGGGGCTGATCATCTTGAAGGTCGTGGACCTGGTGATCGGTCTTCGCGTCAACGAGCACGAGGAGCGCGTGGGTCTGGACCTGACGCAGCACAGGGAAGTGGGATACACGGTGATCGACTAG
- the nifA gene encoding nif-specific transcriptional activator NifA produces MTTHLDLDVGELQPDRHSQNLAALYEISKLLASGAMQRQMLAEVLDILHRLLAMRRGTIVLVSPDASELVIEVAHNLSEVQQKAVRYRMGEGIIGRVVQTGRAAVVPKVSQEPLFLDRLHQRRKVSKDEISFICVPITIGSGVVGALSVDRVFDETISLKEDARLLSIVASMIANDVKARSDLAAQRAALEEENLRLHGQLQDIFRPENIIGNSGAMREVYRSIQQVAASDTTVLIRGESGTGKELVAHAIHYSSPRAKGPFIKVNCAALSETLLESELFGHEKGAFTGAIATRLGRIEEADGGTLFLDEVGDFTAITQVKLLRALQERQFERVGSNQTRKSNVRIVAATNRDLEAAVDDGSFRKDLYYRINVFPVFLPPLRERKDDILLLADHFVGRYATRMNKQVRRISTPAINMMMAYHWPGNVRELENCIERAVLLCTDGVVHGHNLPPTLQTPDLADDAGAQSLEEQVALFERDVIVDSLKRTDGNMAAAARDLRTTSRILRYRVEHLGIDYRKYRRGG; encoded by the coding sequence ATGACTACACACCTGGACCTTGATGTCGGCGAGCTTCAACCGGACCGTCATTCGCAGAATCTGGCGGCCTTGTACGAGATCAGCAAGCTGCTGGCCAGCGGGGCCATGCAGCGGCAGATGCTCGCCGAGGTGCTCGACATTCTCCACCGCCTGCTGGCGATGCGCCGAGGCACCATCGTGCTGGTCAGCCCCGACGCCAGCGAGCTGGTCATCGAGGTGGCCCACAACCTCTCCGAGGTTCAGCAGAAAGCCGTCCGCTATCGCATGGGCGAGGGAATCATCGGCCGCGTCGTCCAGACCGGGCGGGCGGCCGTCGTGCCGAAAGTCTCCCAGGAGCCGCTCTTTCTCGACCGCCTGCACCAGCGGCGCAAGGTTTCCAAGGACGAGATCAGTTTCATCTGCGTGCCCATCACCATCGGCAGCGGCGTCGTCGGGGCGCTGTCGGTCGACCGCGTCTTCGACGAGACGATCTCGCTCAAGGAGGACGCCCGCCTGCTGTCGATCGTCGCCAGCATGATCGCCAACGACGTCAAGGCCCGCAGCGACCTGGCGGCCCAGCGCGCCGCCCTGGAGGAGGAGAACCTCCGCCTGCACGGACAGCTCCAGGACATCTTCCGCCCGGAGAACATCATCGGCAACTCCGGCGCCATGCGCGAGGTGTACCGCTCGATCCAGCAGGTCGCCGCCAGCGACACCACCGTACTCATCCGCGGCGAAAGCGGCACGGGCAAGGAACTCGTCGCCCACGCCATCCACTACTCCAGCCCCCGGGCCAAGGGGCCCTTCATCAAGGTCAACTGCGCCGCCCTCAGCGAGACGCTGCTGGAGAGCGAGCTGTTCGGCCACGAGAAGGGCGCCTTCACCGGCGCCATCGCCACGCGCCTGGGGCGCATCGAGGAGGCCGACGGCGGGACGCTCTTTCTCGACGAGGTCGGCGACTTCACCGCCATCACGCAGGTCAAGCTGCTCCGCGCGCTGCAGGAGCGGCAGTTCGAACGCGTCGGCAGCAACCAGACCCGAAAATCCAACGTCCGCATCGTCGCGGCGACCAACCGCGACCTGGAAGCCGCCGTCGACGACGGCTCCTTCCGCAAGGACTTGTACTACCGCATCAACGTCTTTCCGGTGTTCCTGCCGCCGCTGCGCGAGCGAAAGGACGACATCCTGCTGCTGGCGGACCATTTCGTCGGCCGCTACGCCACCCGGATGAACAAGCAGGTTCGCCGCATCAGCACCCCGGCGATCAACATGATGATGGCGTACCACTGGCCCGGAAACGTGCGCGAGTTGGAGAACTGCATCGAGCGGGCCGTGCTGCTGTGTACCGACGGCGTCGTCCACGGACACAACCTGCCCCCCACGCTGCAGACGCCCGACCTGGCCGACGACGCCGGCGCCCAGTCGCTGGAAGAACAGGTCGCCCTGTTCGAACGCGACGTGATCGTCGACTCGCTCAAACGCACCGACGGCAACATGGCCGCGGCCGCCCGCGATCTTAGAACCACCAGCCGCATCCTGCGCTACCGCGTCGAGCACCTGGGCATCGACTACCGAAAGTACCGGCGCGGAGGATGA
- a CDS encoding Gfo/Idh/MocA family oxidoreductase, translating to MKKKIRLAIIGCGGFVRYHVAGIRESVPEADIVGLCDIIPERAEKLAQEIGEGHRPQCFKHYADMLAAVPVDGVLVSTPHTLHFEHAYAVLAAGANVMVDKPMVTDPADARRLVAQAKRKKLLLSVAMQGVHTAQFAYARHLIDSGALGEPQLVTGVLAQDWKDLTRGWWRQKPALSGGGQLYDSCCHLLSAMMVLVHSPAREVFCFADNKGTRVDINAVGGIRFANGCIGSITSGGNCGAWKSQLIFQGKEGCFEIGAHGGGLNVYGKAFPQTVTEPPGSWKVKTVVPVRNFVDAIKGKAPLRCDGRVGILMADLMKAMYQSAKTARVVRV from the coding sequence ATGAAAAAGAAGATCCGTCTGGCCATCATCGGGTGCGGGGGATTTGTGCGGTATCACGTGGCGGGCATACGCGAGAGTGTGCCCGAGGCCGACATCGTCGGGCTTTGCGACATCATCCCTGAGCGGGCTGAGAAACTCGCCCAGGAGATCGGCGAGGGGCATCGGCCGCAGTGCTTCAAGCACTACGCGGACATGCTGGCGGCAGTGCCGGTTGACGGGGTGCTGGTCTCGACGCCGCACACGCTGCACTTCGAGCACGCCTACGCCGTTCTGGCGGCCGGGGCGAATGTGATGGTCGACAAGCCGATGGTGACGGACCCGGCCGACGCCCGGCGGCTGGTCGCGCAGGCCAAGCGCAAGAAGCTCCTGTTGAGCGTGGCGATGCAGGGCGTGCATACGGCGCAGTTCGCGTATGCGCGGCACCTGATCGACTCGGGCGCGCTGGGCGAGCCGCAACTCGTCACCGGAGTGCTGGCGCAGGACTGGAAGGATTTGACGCGCGGCTGGTGGCGGCAGAAGCCGGCGCTGTCGGGCGGCGGGCAATTGTACGACAGTTGCTGCCATCTGCTGTCGGCGATGATGGTCCTGGTACACTCGCCGGCGCGGGAGGTGTTCTGCTTCGCCGACAACAAGGGCACGCGCGTGGACATCAATGCCGTCGGCGGCATCCGCTTCGCCAACGGCTGCATCGGCTCGATCACCAGCGGCGGCAACTGCGGGGCCTGGAAGAGTCAGTTGATCTTCCAGGGCAAGGAGGGCTGTTTCGAGATCGGCGCCCACGGCGGCGGCCTGAACGTTTACGGCAAGGCCTTCCCCCAGACCGTGACGGAGCCGCCTGGGAGTTGGAAGGTCAAGACCGTCGTGCCGGTGCGGAACTTCGTCGACGCGATCAAGGGCAAAGCCCCCCTCCGCTGCGACGGGCGAGTCGGCATCCTGATGGCCGACCTGATGAAAGCAATGTACCAATCCGCCAAAACCGCCCGCGTGGTGAGAGTCTAG
- a CDS encoding ABC transporter ATP-binding protein encodes MTDLDAMQEHEYTGRFNLAVWRGVFSFVAVYRRLLIRLAALGVVMAACDVAFPILTWIILSIVRGERPERWTLLGHRFSLLEMGAIYFTVAAAWSLAVGLFIRAAGRLSTNFAHDIRRRAFDHLQDLSFSFYDRHAAGWLVARLTSDCDKLSHAVSWDFLDIVWGTALLTGMAAAMFYINATLALVIVACLPVLAAVSFLFQKRILRTSRNVRKTNSVMTASYAECLAAIRTTKSLTREEANLAAFQEQSGSMYAAAVRNAVLSNTYYPIVFTIGTIVTGLALWAGGASVLRGAIEIETLIFFLFVAREFVFPILDMSRVFAELQTSQAAAERLLGLINTRPEIVDSEEVRRAKFEDRSSDTGAVPLQEQEQGPDLPPQRPGPLLRSSSDFELRTSNFELAEDGLPARIDEVRFEHVSFAYKPGQPVLEDFNLTARRGQTVALVGPTGGGKTTIVSLLCRFYEPTAGSILLDGRDYRTRSLHWLQSSLGIVLQEPHLFTGTVRENIRYGRLDATDAEVESAARLVHAHEFIAAGEGGYDAEVGHRGERLSLGQRQLVALARAVLADPQIFIMDEATSSVDTATEKAIQDAMHTVLAGRISFVIAHRLSTIRRADLIAVIDRGRIVEQGTHADLISRRGRYYRLYTMQFAQVQTAEILGKGMGG; translated from the coding sequence ATGACCGACCTCGACGCCATGCAGGAGCACGAGTACACCGGCCGGTTCAACCTGGCGGTGTGGCGGGGCGTTTTCAGCTTCGTGGCTGTCTACCGCAGGCTGTTGATCAGGCTGGCGGCGCTGGGGGTGGTGATGGCCGCGTGCGACGTGGCGTTTCCCATCCTGACGTGGATTATCCTCTCTATCGTCCGCGGCGAGCGCCCCGAGCGATGGACCCTTCTGGGCCACCGGTTCAGCCTGCTGGAGATGGGGGCGATCTACTTCACCGTCGCGGCGGCCTGGAGCCTGGCGGTGGGGCTGTTCATCCGCGCCGCCGGGCGGCTGTCGACCAACTTCGCCCACGACATCCGCCGCCGCGCGTTCGACCACCTGCAGGATCTGTCGTTCTCGTTCTACGACCGCCACGCCGCCGGATGGCTCGTCGCCCGACTCACCAGCGACTGCGACAAACTCTCCCACGCAGTCTCCTGGGATTTCCTCGACATCGTCTGGGGCACCGCCCTGCTGACGGGCATGGCCGCGGCGATGTTCTACATCAACGCGACGCTGGCCCTGGTGATCGTCGCCTGCCTGCCCGTGCTGGCGGCCGTCAGCTTCCTCTTCCAGAAGCGGATCCTCCGCACCTCGCGCAACGTGCGCAAGACCAATTCGGTGATGACGGCCTCGTACGCCGAGTGCCTGGCGGCGATCCGCACCACCAAGAGCCTGACGCGCGAGGAGGCGAACCTCGCGGCGTTTCAGGAGCAGAGCGGCTCGATGTACGCCGCCGCCGTCCGCAACGCGGTGCTGTCGAACACGTACTACCCGATCGTCTTCACCATCGGCACGATCGTGACGGGCCTGGCGCTGTGGGCCGGCGGCGCGTCGGTGCTTCGCGGCGCCATCGAGATCGAAACGCTGATCTTCTTCCTGTTCGTCGCCCGCGAGTTCGTCTTCCCGATCCTGGACATGTCCCGCGTCTTCGCCGAACTCCAGACCAGCCAGGCCGCCGCCGAACGACTCCTGGGCCTGATCAACACCAGGCCCGAGATCGTCGATTCGGAAGAAGTTCGAAGGGCGAAGTTCGAAGATCGAAGTAGTGACACAGGTGCGGTGCCGTTGCAGGAGCAAGAGCAAGGCCCAGACCTTCCGCCGCAGCGCCCCGGTCCGCTGCTACGTTCATCTTCTGACTTCGAACTTCGAACTTCGAACTTCGAACTCGCCGAGGACGGCCTGCCGGCCCGCATCGACGAGGTGCGTTTCGAGCACGTCAGCTTCGCCTACAAGCCCGGTCAGCCGGTGCTGGAAGATTTCAACCTCACCGCCCGCCGCGGACAGACCGTCGCACTGGTCGGCCCCACCGGCGGCGGAAAAACCACCATCGTCTCGCTGCTGTGCCGATTCTACGAGCCCACCGCCGGCAGCATTCTCCTCGACGGCCGCGACTACCGCACCCGCAGCCTGCACTGGCTGCAGTCCAGCCTGGGCATCGTCCTGCAGGAACCGCACCTGTTCACCGGAACGGTTCGCGAGAACATCCGCTACGGCCGCCTGGACGCCACCGACGCCGAGGTCGAATCCGCCGCCCGGCTCGTACACGCCCACGAGTTCATCGCCGCCGGCGAGGGCGGATACGACGCCGAAGTGGGCCACCGCGGCGAACGACTCTCGCTGGGCCAGCGCCAGCTCGTCGCCCTGGCCCGCGCGGTGTTGGCCGACCCGCAGATCTTCATCATGGACGAAGCCACCAGCTCCGTCGACACCGCCACCGAAAAGGCCATCCAGGACGCCATGCACACCGTCCTGGCCGGCCGCATCAGCTTCGTCATCGCCCATCGCCTCTCGACCATCCGCCGGGCGGATTTGATCGCCGTGATCGACCGCGGCCGCATCGTCGAACAAGGCACGCACGCAGACTTGATCTCCCGCCGCGGCCGATACTATCGCCTCTACACCATGCAGTTCGCCCAAGTGCAGACGGCGGAGATCCTCGGCAAAGGGATGGGGGGATGA
- a CDS encoding ABC transporter ATP-binding protein — MWSKFNILWRLMRGQRARYVLALAALGISTGAMYFVPMVGRAVIDYVLENRPLDAPQFVRDAIEALGGRSVLARNLWTAAAAMAAVSIVSGAFAYLRGRWSAQASEDIARRLRNRLYDHLQRLRVGELDRRESGDLVQRCTSDVETIRIFLADHVVDLWRGVIMLAVAVPLLLSMDLTMAAVSLATLPVLFVFSAVFFARVQYSFKEMDEAEGRMTAILQENLWGIRVVRAFARQEHERAKFGAGNRTYRDLWYRMIELMSWYWPISNMLTMGQQGLVLVVGGYFMARGRISIGTLYAYLAYVGMMLWPIRMLGRMLMDLGKALVSIGRVNEILDAPVEEDSSTGVPPMHSPSQDNGQDARATAVGRIVVRDLYFSHASVLPVQKQEHGRDAHATRQEHGRDAHATADAQAMVLEGVSLSVEPGQTLAIMGPSGSGKSTLVSLLLRFYDYTEGSITLDGVELSSLSRHEVRSRIGVVLQEPFLYSRTLRENIKHGRTRAADEEMIAAASAAGVHEAIVQFERGYDTLVGERGVTLSGGQRQRVAIARALLKDPPVLILDDALSSVDTQTEAAILAALEQRRGRRTTIVIAHRLATLMRADRIVVLDRGRVVQNGTHAELLQQDGLYRRLWEIQNRLDEDLATAEETA, encoded by the coding sequence ATGTGGTCCAAGTTCAACATCCTGTGGCGGCTCATGCGCGGGCAGCGGGCGCGGTATGTGCTGGCCCTGGCGGCCCTGGGCATCTCGACCGGAGCGATGTACTTCGTGCCGATGGTCGGCCGCGCGGTGATCGACTACGTGCTCGAGAATCGTCCGCTGGACGCCCCGCAGTTTGTGCGCGACGCCATTGAGGCTCTCGGCGGGCGGTCCGTGCTGGCGCGGAACTTGTGGACGGCCGCGGCGGCGATGGCGGCGGTGTCGATCGTCAGCGGGGCGTTCGCGTACCTTCGCGGGCGGTGGTCGGCGCAGGCCAGCGAGGACATCGCCCGGCGGCTGCGTAACCGCCTGTACGACCACCTGCAGCGCCTGCGCGTGGGCGAACTGGACCGCCGCGAGAGCGGCGACCTGGTGCAGCGCTGCACCAGCGACGTCGAGACCATCCGCATCTTCCTGGCCGACCACGTCGTCGACCTCTGGCGCGGGGTCATCATGCTGGCCGTCGCCGTGCCGCTGCTGCTGTCGATGGACCTGACGATGGCCGCGGTCTCGCTGGCGACGCTGCCGGTCCTGTTCGTCTTCTCGGCGGTGTTCTTCGCCCGCGTGCAGTACTCGTTCAAGGAGATGGACGAAGCGGAAGGCCGCATGACGGCGATTCTGCAGGAGAATCTCTGGGGCATTCGCGTGGTGCGGGCGTTCGCGCGGCAGGAGCACGAGCGGGCCAAGTTCGGCGCCGGCAACCGCACCTACCGCGACCTGTGGTACCGCATGATCGAGCTGATGAGCTGGTACTGGCCGATCTCGAACATGCTCACCATGGGCCAGCAGGGGCTCGTGCTCGTCGTCGGTGGGTATTTCATGGCAAGGGGCCGCATCAGCATCGGCACGCTGTACGCGTATCTGGCGTATGTCGGCATGATGCTCTGGCCGATCCGCATGCTCGGACGCATGCTCATGGACCTGGGCAAGGCCCTGGTCTCGATCGGCCGCGTGAACGAGATCCTCGACGCGCCGGTGGAGGAAGACAGTAGCACGGGCGTCCCGCCCATGCATTCCCCGAGCCAGGACAACGGGCAGGATGCCCGTGCTACGGCTGTCGGGCGCATTGTCGTGCGGGACCTCTATTTCTCGCACGCCTCCGTTTTGCCCGTGCAAAAGCAAGAGCACGGGCGAGACGCCCATGCCACACGGCAAGAGCATGGGCGGGACGCCCATGCCACGGCGGATGCGCAGGCTATGGTGCTGGAGGGCGTGTCGCTTTCGGTCGAGCCGGGGCAGACGCTGGCGATCATGGGGCCCAGCGGCTCAGGCAAGAGCACGCTGGTCAGCCTGCTGCTGCGGTTCTACGACTACACGGAAGGCTCGATCACCCTCGACGGTGTGGAACTCTCGAGCCTGAGCCGCCACGAAGTGCGCTCCCGCATCGGCGTGGTGCTGCAGGAACCGTTCCTCTACTCGCGCACGCTGCGCGAGAACATCAAGCACGGCCGCACGCGCGCCGCCGACGAGGAGATGATCGCCGCCGCGTCGGCCGCGGGGGTGCATGAGGCCATCGTGCAGTTCGAGCGCGGGTACGACACGCTGGTGGGCGAGCGCGGGGTGACGCTCTCGGGCGGGCAGCGCCAGCGCGTGGCTATCGCCCGGGCGCTGCTCAAGGACCCGCCGGTGCTGATCCTCGACGACGCGCTGTCGTCGGTCGACACGCAGACCGAGGCGGCTATCCTGGCCGCCCTCGAGCAGCGTCGCGGGCGGCGCACGACGATCGTGATCGCCCATCGCCTGGCGACGCTGATGCGCGCCGACCGCATCGTCGTGCTCGACCGCGGACGCGTCGTCCAGAACGGCACGCACGCCGAACTGCTCCAGCAGGACGGTCTCTACCGCCGCCTGTGGGAGATCCAGAACCGCCTCGACGAAGACCTGGCGACGGCCGAGGAGACCGCATGA
- a CDS encoding alpha-L-fucosidase, with translation MSKGVAVVLLITAMVVSLCLAGGAAIETTKIDDAQRAAQIRDMRFGMFICWSFSTFSGKEWTRGVKDVSFFRAKSVDTDQWCQAAKDAGMTYILFLAKHHDGFCLWDTKTTDWKVTKAPLGVDVLAKLRASCDKHGLKLALYFSEGDWTWAGKKNADLKKAQLQELCTQYGPIEFFWMDHAQTDGGLDHQATVEWVHKFQPNCFVGFNTGQPAGRLCLRELGRPGRLGDANASEVNKQAEATHKGYLVAEFTYPILPPHRGGAMWFYSLPRHDRLCHSADKIYKDYLGAVEHGNIFSLNIGPNYEGRLRDIDVKTLKQVGEMIRAAAATTRPAP, from the coding sequence ATGAGCAAAGGCGTTGCGGTTGTGCTGCTGATCACGGCGATGGTTGTTTCGCTTTGCCTGGCCGGCGGGGCGGCTATCGAGACCACGAAGATCGACGACGCCCAGCGGGCCGCACAGATCCGCGACATGCGGTTCGGCATGTTCATCTGCTGGTCGTTCAGCACGTTTTCGGGCAAGGAGTGGACCCGCGGCGTCAAGGATGTCAGCTTCTTCCGCGCCAAGAGCGTCGACACCGACCAGTGGTGCCAGGCCGCCAAGGACGCGGGGATGACGTACATCCTGTTCCTGGCCAAGCATCATGACGGCTTTTGCCTCTGGGACACCAAGACGACGGACTGGAAGGTCACCAAGGCGCCGCTGGGCGTCGACGTGCTGGCCAAGCTGCGGGCCTCGTGCGACAAGCACGGGCTGAAGCTGGCGCTGTACTTCTCCGAGGGCGACTGGACGTGGGCGGGCAAGAAGAACGCCGATCTCAAGAAGGCCCAGCTCCAGGAGCTCTGCACGCAGTACGGCCCCATCGAGTTCTTCTGGATGGACCACGCCCAGACCGACGGCGGGCTCGACCACCAGGCCACCGTCGAATGGGTACACAAGTTCCAGCCGAATTGCTTTGTGGGCTTCAACACCGGTCAGCCCGCCGGGCGGCTGTGCCTGCGCGAGCTGGGGCGCCCGGGACGACTGGGCGACGCCAACGCCTCCGAGGTCAACAAACAGGCCGAGGCCACGCACAAGGGCTACCTGGTAGCGGAGTTCACGTACCCGATCCTGCCGCCCCACCGCGGCGGGGCCATGTGGTTCTACTCGCTGCCCCGGCACGACCGGCTGTGCCACTCGGCCGACAAGATCTACAAGGACTACCTCGGGGCGGTCGAGCACGGCAACATCTTCTCGCTGAACATCGGCCCCAACTACGAAGGCCGCCTGCGGGACATCGACGTCAAGACGCTCAAACAAGTCGGCGAAATGATCCGCGCCGCAGCAGCAACCACCCGCCCGGCGCCGTGA
- a CDS encoding carbohydrate ABC transporter permease: MIARTTGEKIFGAFNVVILAAFAFVSLYPFLYTFAISVSSSAESQRAGLHVVPGDLSLLARGMADLVGLGAGSKLRDEDILDLPRFTKALAESPKAEKANVSRRMWSGFSTSLQDTIRRSAAGDTKVDRASLRSGLVAQINAMLEQADFFDAAAWSASGVDAKTLAMLSAATAQGESANDVIFLNRERLNAAYPELIAPHLRGRYWQQYARGLSKASYIMVFRNNEILWAYLVTIARTVIGTVLTVLATALAAYPLSRSNMPWRKSLTFFILFTMIFSGGLVPMYMLIKSVGLMDNFMVYIIPGLLGAFNIIVVKNFFQSIPESLAESARIDGASELGVLMRVYIPLSKPVLATVALWTAVGHWNAWFDGMLYVFSNKLQILQILLRRIVIENSTQLIEKGLINPDQLSFAPDTIKAATVIVTILPVLLVYPFLQKYFVKGIMLGGVKE; encoded by the coding sequence GTGATAGCAAGGACCACAGGCGAGAAGATCTTCGGCGCGTTTAACGTCGTCATCCTGGCGGCGTTTGCCTTTGTGTCGCTGTATCCTTTCCTGTACACCTTTGCCATCTCCGTCTCGAGCAGCGCCGAGTCGCAACGGGCCGGCCTGCACGTTGTGCCCGGCGACTTGTCTTTACTGGCACGCGGGATGGCCGACCTGGTCGGCTTGGGTGCCGGATCAAAACTTAGAGACGAGGATATCCTCGACCTGCCGCGATTCACTAAGGCACTGGCCGAATCTCCTAAGGCTGAAAAAGCGAATGTCAGCCGCCGCATGTGGAGCGGGTTCTCCACCTCGCTGCAAGACACGATTCGCCGCAGCGCCGCTGGCGATACGAAGGTCGACAGGGCATCGCTGCGCAGCGGACTGGTTGCCCAAATCAACGCGATGCTCGAACAGGCAGATTTCTTCGACGCCGCCGCCTGGTCGGCCTCGGGGGTCGACGCCAAAACTCTGGCGATGCTGTCGGCCGCAACAGCCCAGGGCGAGTCGGCCAACGACGTGATCTTCCTCAATCGTGAGCGGCTCAATGCGGCCTATCCCGAGTTGATCGCCCCGCACCTTCGCGGGCGGTACTGGCAGCAGTACGCCCGTGGTTTGTCCAAGGCGTCGTACATCATGGTCTTCCGCAATAACGAGATCCTCTGGGCATATCTTGTCACCATCGCCCGCACGGTGATCGGGACGGTGCTGACGGTGCTGGCGACGGCCTTGGCGGCCTATCCGCTGAGCCGCTCGAACATGCCCTGGCGCAAGAGCCTGACGTTCTTCATCCTCTTCACGATGATCTTCTCGGGCGGCCTGGTGCCGATGTACATGCTGATCAAGAGCGTCGGCCTGATGGACAACTTCATGGTCTACATCATTCCGGGCCTGCTGGGGGCGTTCAACATCATCGTCGTCAAGAACTTCTTCCAGTCGATCCCCGAGAGCCTTGCCGAGTCGGCCCGCATCGACGGCGCCAGCGAACTGGGGGTCCTCATGCGGGTCTACATCCCCCTGTCAAAGCCGGTCCTGGCCACCGTCGCGCTGTGGACAGCCGTGGGGCACTGGAACGCCTGGTTCGACGGGATGCTCTATGTCTTCTCCAACAAGCTCCAGATCCTGCAGATCCTTCTGCGGCGGATTGTCATAGAGAACAGCACGCAGTTGATCGAGAAGGGACTGATCAATCCGGACCAGTTGAGTTTCGCCCCCGACACGATCAAGGCCGCCACCGTCATCGTGACCATCCTGCCGGTGCTGCTGGTCTACCCGTTCCTGCAGAAGTACTTCGTCAAAGGCATCATGCTCGGCGGGGTGAAAGAGTAA